A stretch of the Streptomyces venezuelae genome encodes the following:
- a CDS encoding branched-chain amino acid ABC transporter permease → MSDLVRSDLVRRALWAAGAVVLLALPFYLDRFWLQAGLFAIAAAIGAIGLNLLTGATGQLSMGHAFFLAVGAYGYCALAGDGTKAGGHELVGLGLPSWLAAVLAVALTGAVGGLFSPIAGRLRGAYLGIATLALIFIGQHVLFNATSLTGGFNGRSVEPLSLFGLTFDDTETVVAAVPFQSAEKLWYVALAALLACALFARGVLRGRPGRAMNAIRDHTIAAGVMGVPVARYRAAVFVLSSMYAGLAGVLLALVFQRTVPDYFGMVLSLEYLAMIVIGGLGSVAGAVVGAAFVSLLPQLLTRYSDALPLVSAPGTGGVSPGEASRYLYGAAVVLVVLFLPGGLLRITALTRLTPSKKEQA, encoded by the coding sequence GTGTCTGACCTTGTCCGCTCTGACCTTGTCCGCCGGGCCCTGTGGGCCGCCGGGGCCGTGGTGCTCCTCGCCCTGCCCTTCTACCTCGACCGGTTCTGGCTCCAGGCGGGCCTGTTCGCCATCGCAGCCGCCATCGGGGCCATCGGCCTCAACCTGCTCACCGGGGCCACCGGCCAGCTCTCCATGGGGCACGCGTTCTTCCTCGCCGTCGGCGCGTACGGGTACTGCGCCCTGGCCGGGGACGGTACGAAGGCCGGCGGGCACGAACTGGTCGGGCTGGGGCTGCCCAGCTGGCTGGCCGCAGTGCTGGCCGTCGCCCTCACCGGGGCGGTCGGCGGGCTGTTCAGCCCCATCGCCGGCCGGCTGCGCGGCGCCTACCTCGGCATCGCCACCCTCGCCCTGATCTTCATCGGCCAGCACGTGCTGTTCAACGCCACCAGCCTGACCGGCGGGTTCAACGGCCGCTCCGTCGAGCCGCTGTCCCTCTTCGGCCTCACCTTCGACGACACCGAGACCGTGGTCGCCGCCGTCCCGTTCCAGTCCGCCGAGAAGCTCTGGTACGTCGCCCTGGCCGCCCTGCTGGCCTGCGCCCTGTTCGCCCGGGGCGTCCTGCGGGGCCGCCCCGGCCGGGCCATGAACGCCATCCGCGACCACACCATCGCCGCCGGGGTGATGGGTGTGCCGGTGGCCCGCTACCGGGCCGCCGTGTTCGTCCTGTCCTCGATGTACGCCGGCCTGGCCGGGGTGCTGCTGGCCCTGGTCTTCCAGCGGACCGTGCCCGACTACTTCGGCATGGTGCTGTCCCTCGAATACCTCGCCATGATCGTCATCGGCGGGCTGGGCTCGGTGGCCGGCGCCGTCGTCGGTGCCGCCTTCGTCTCCCTGCTGCCCCAGCTGCTCACCCGTTACAGCGACGCCCTCCCACTGGTGTCCGCCCCCGGCACCGGCGGGGTCTCCCCGGGCGAGGCGTCCCGCTACCTGTACGGCGCGGCCGTCGTCCTGGTCGTGCTGTTCCTGCCCGGCGGCCTCCTGCGCATCACCGCCCTCACCCGCCTCACACCTTCGAAGAAGGAGCAAGCGTGA
- a CDS encoding branched-chain amino acid ABC transporter permease, translated as MSTFLELLLGGLSMGSVYALIALGFVVIFKATEVVNFAHASLLLAGGYVTATLHEDLGFWLALAVGVAAAAAVGAGIEFLVMRRYRGQDQSVLAIVTIGVDILLITDLTRRIGTDVLSLGDPWGSAVVRLGPVTLAQTRIAAILAAGLLITVFLLVFRYTSWGVAMRAAAEKPETAALMGVRLGRVSLAAWAVAGALAAVAALFLTVFPTPGLERSTSLAALKAFPAAILGGLDSTTGALAGGLIVGVTEALATGYQSQLTFLGRGIGDLAPYLVMVVVLLIRPAGLFGTKELARV; from the coding sequence ATGAGCACCTTCCTCGAACTGCTGCTCGGCGGGCTGTCCATGGGTTCCGTCTACGCCCTGATCGCGCTGGGCTTCGTGGTCATCTTCAAGGCCACCGAGGTGGTCAACTTCGCCCACGCCTCGCTGCTGCTGGCCGGCGGCTATGTCACCGCGACCCTCCACGAGGACCTCGGCTTCTGGCTCGCACTCGCGGTCGGGGTGGCCGCGGCTGCCGCCGTCGGCGCGGGCATCGAATTCCTCGTCATGCGCCGCTACCGGGGCCAGGACCAGAGCGTCCTGGCCATCGTCACCATCGGCGTCGACATCCTGCTCATCACCGACCTCACCCGCCGCATCGGCACCGACGTCCTCTCACTCGGCGACCCCTGGGGCAGCGCGGTGGTACGCCTCGGACCGGTCACCCTGGCCCAGACCCGGATCGCCGCGATCCTCGCCGCCGGCCTGCTGATTACCGTCTTCCTGCTGGTCTTCCGGTACACCTCCTGGGGCGTGGCCATGCGCGCCGCCGCCGAGAAGCCGGAGACCGCCGCGCTGATGGGCGTCCGGCTGGGCCGGGTCTCACTCGCCGCCTGGGCCGTGGCCGGGGCGCTGGCCGCCGTGGCCGCGCTGTTCCTGACCGTGTTCCCCACCCCGGGCCTGGAGCGGTCCACCTCGCTGGCCGCCCTCAAGGCCTTCCCGGCCGCCATCCTCGGCGGCCTCGACTCCACCACCGGGGCCCTGGCCGGCGGCCTGATCGTCGGCGTCACCGAGGCCCTGGCCACCGGCTACCAGAGCCAACTGACCTTCCTCGGCCGCGGGATCGGCGATCTCGCGCCCTATCTGGTGATGGTCGTGGTCCTGCTGATCCGCCCGGCGGGCCTGTTCGGTACGAAGGAGCTGGCGCGTGTCTGA
- the pssA gene encoding CDP-diacylglycerol--serine O-phosphatidyltransferase: MPLSLRLSIADTLTLGNATCGFMAVYFTTTGILIPHLTGSTETGMARHSAATAVILMLLAAVFDLFDGLVARKLRSSPMGAELDNLSDLISFGLAPAYFVLVYGMVADDAHQKVSAVAAIVVLLAVVLRLARFSCVTMKDGMFQGMPSPFGALTVVSIVLLELPFVPTLLAIIGVAWLMVSRVEYPKPRGVLAAAMLSWIVGAMGLLAAWAFDAPGGQLLLQTGCALQIVLAATIPLFATTRRVNTFRHNRREARATQVP; encoded by the coding sequence ATGCCCCTCTCGCTGCGGCTGTCGATAGCGGACACCCTCACCCTCGGCAACGCGACCTGCGGATTCATGGCGGTGTACTTCACCACCACCGGAATCCTCATCCCGCACCTCACCGGCAGCACCGAGACGGGCATGGCCCGGCACAGTGCCGCGACCGCGGTGATACTGATGCTGCTGGCGGCGGTCTTCGACCTGTTCGACGGGCTCGTGGCGCGCAAGCTCCGCAGCTCGCCGATGGGTGCCGAGCTGGACAACCTGTCCGACCTGATCAGCTTCGGTCTGGCCCCGGCGTACTTCGTGCTCGTCTACGGCATGGTCGCCGACGACGCGCACCAGAAGGTGTCGGCGGTGGCCGCGATCGTGGTGCTGCTCGCCGTCGTGCTCAGACTCGCGAGATTCAGCTGCGTGACCATGAAGGACGGCATGTTCCAGGGCATGCCGAGCCCCTTCGGTGCGCTGACGGTCGTCTCGATCGTGCTGCTCGAGCTGCCGTTCGTGCCGACCCTGCTGGCGATCATCGGGGTGGCCTGGCTGATGGTGAGCCGGGTCGAGTACCCCAAGCCGCGGGGCGTCCTCGCGGCGGCGATGCTCAGCTGGATCGTGGGTGCGATGGGGCTGCTGGCGGCCTGGGCCTTCGACGCTCCGGGCGGTCAGCTGCTGCTGCAGACCGGCTGCGCCCTGCAGATCGTGCTGGCCGCGACCATTCCGCTGTTCGCGACGACGCGCCGGGTGAACACCTTCCGGCACAACCGCCGCGAGGCGCGTGCCACGCAGGTTCCGTAG
- a CDS encoding HpcH/HpaI aldolase/citrate lyase family protein, whose translation MTTPTSPVNRLRPRRSCLAVPGSNPRFLEKAQGLPADQVFLDLEDACAPLAKPEARHTIVKFLNEGDWTGKTRVVRVNDWTTHWTYRDVVTVVEGAGQNLDCIMLPKVQDAQQIVALDLLLTQIEKTMGFEVGKIGIEAQIENAQGLNNVNAIAQASQRVETIIFGPADFMASINMKSLVVGEQPPGYPADAYHYILMKILMAARANNLQAIDGPYLQIKNVDGYREVAGRAAALGFDGKWVLHPGQVEAANEVFSPSQADYDHAELILDAYEWCTSEAGGKKGSAMLGDEMIDEASRKMALVIAGKGRAAGMQRTSKFQIPEA comes from the coding sequence ATGACCACGCCCACGTCTCCCGTGAACCGGCTGCGTCCGCGCCGCTCCTGCCTGGCGGTGCCGGGCTCGAACCCCCGCTTCCTGGAGAAGGCCCAGGGCCTGCCGGCCGACCAGGTCTTCCTGGACCTGGAGGACGCCTGTGCGCCCCTGGCCAAGCCCGAGGCCCGCCACACCATCGTCAAGTTCCTGAACGAGGGCGACTGGACCGGCAAGACCCGGGTCGTGCGCGTCAACGACTGGACCACCCACTGGACGTACCGGGACGTGGTCACGGTCGTCGAGGGCGCCGGACAGAACCTCGACTGCATCATGCTGCCGAAGGTCCAGGACGCGCAGCAGATCGTGGCGCTGGACCTGCTGCTCACGCAGATCGAGAAGACCATGGGCTTCGAGGTCGGCAAGATCGGCATCGAGGCGCAGATCGAGAACGCCCAGGGCCTCAACAACGTCAACGCGATCGCGCAGGCCTCGCAGCGCGTGGAGACGATCATCTTCGGCCCGGCCGACTTCATGGCCTCGATCAACATGAAGTCGCTGGTCGTGGGCGAGCAGCCGCCCGGCTACCCGGCGGACGCCTACCACTACATCCTGATGAAGATCCTGATGGCCGCCCGGGCGAACAACCTGCAGGCGATCGACGGCCCCTACCTCCAGATCAAGAACGTCGACGGGTACCGCGAGGTCGCCGGGCGTGCCGCCGCCCTCGGTTTCGACGGCAAGTGGGTGCTGCACCCGGGCCAGGTCGAGGCGGCCAACGAGGTCTTCTCCCCCTCCCAGGCGGACTACGACCACGCCGAGCTGATCCTGGACGCCTACGAGTGGTGCACCTCCGAGGCGGGCGGCAAGAAGGGCTCCGCGATGCTCGGCGACGAGATGATCGACGAGGCCAGCCGCAAGATGGCCCTGGTCATCGCCGGCAAGGGCCGCGCCGCCGGCATGCAGCGCACGTCGAAGTTCCAGATCCCGGAGGCCTAG
- a CDS encoding MaoC family dehydratase, which translates to MQFGRTYEEFEVGAVYKHWPGKTVTEYDDHLFCLLTMNHHPLHMDANYAENTTDFGKNVVVGNYIYSLLLGMSVPDVSGKAIANLEIESLRHVAPTFHGDTIYGETTVLDKTPSKSKNDRGIVYVETKGYKQDGTLVCVFRRKVMVPTETYIKERGGEQPGRPQLKEQGK; encoded by the coding sequence ATGCAGTTCGGACGCACGTACGAAGAGTTCGAGGTCGGCGCGGTCTACAAGCACTGGCCCGGAAAGACGGTCACGGAGTACGACGACCACCTGTTCTGTCTGCTCACGATGAACCACCACCCGCTCCACATGGACGCGAACTACGCCGAGAACACCACGGATTTCGGCAAGAACGTGGTCGTGGGCAACTACATCTACTCGCTGCTGCTGGGCATGTCCGTCCCGGACGTCTCCGGCAAGGCCATCGCCAACCTGGAGATCGAGTCGCTGCGGCACGTGGCGCCGACCTTCCACGGCGACACCATCTACGGCGAGACCACGGTCCTGGACAAGACCCCGTCGAAGTCGAAGAACGACCGCGGGATCGTCTACGTCGAGACCAAGGGCTACAAGCAGGACGGCACCCTGGTCTGCGTCTTCCGGCGCAAGGTGATGGTCCCGACCGAGACGTACATCAAGGAGCGCGGCGGCGAGCAGCCCGGCCGCCCCCAGCTGAAGGAACAGGGGAAGTAG
- a CDS encoding ABC transporter substrate-binding protein → MKRSGFGTAALATALVLTVAGAAGCSSKAGSSDKDQQGSGGVKTGDGVTDSAIQLGVLTDMTGVYASLGKSVTQAQQLWVKQTNAAGGICGRKIELTVRDHGYDPQKALAAYTELEPKVLGFAQFIGSPFVAAVKERIDGQDKGLVVPQAWSASLLGSSYIRTVGATYDIETVNAIGWLLDQKRIASGDKIGHVYFEGDYGENALAGAKHAAKEAGLTVFEQKIKPTDNDMTAQVAALKQAGVKAVVISAGPRQAASLVGVAAAGGWNVPFIGNNSAYAPQLLATPAGAALQKDYYVAASTLPIGSEEAGPAGLAAAYKAEYPGAGLDNGVVAGWTAASMYGEVLKKACADKDLTREGVGKALLGLKAYESGFGITHDFSDPKAPSTRQSIIMKPDEKVPGGLKVVKEAMTAPAALNFTPAG, encoded by the coding sequence GTGAAGAGATCCGGATTCGGCACCGCGGCCCTGGCGACCGCGCTGGTCCTCACCGTCGCTGGCGCCGCCGGCTGCAGCAGCAAGGCCGGCAGCTCGGACAAGGACCAGCAGGGTTCCGGCGGGGTGAAGACCGGCGACGGGGTCACCGACTCCGCCATCCAGCTCGGTGTGCTCACCGATATGACCGGGGTCTACGCCTCGCTCGGCAAGAGTGTCACCCAGGCCCAGCAGCTGTGGGTGAAGCAGACCAACGCCGCGGGCGGCATCTGCGGCCGGAAGATCGAACTGACCGTCCGCGACCACGGCTACGACCCGCAGAAGGCACTGGCCGCGTACACCGAGCTGGAGCCCAAGGTGCTGGGCTTCGCGCAGTTCATCGGCTCGCCGTTCGTGGCCGCGGTCAAGGAGCGCATCGACGGCCAGGACAAGGGCCTGGTCGTCCCGCAGGCCTGGTCCGCCTCGCTGCTGGGCAGCTCGTACATCCGCACGGTCGGCGCGACGTACGACATCGAGACGGTCAACGCCATCGGCTGGCTGCTCGACCAGAAGCGGATCGCCTCGGGGGACAAGATCGGGCACGTCTACTTCGAGGGCGACTACGGGGAGAACGCGCTGGCCGGGGCCAAGCACGCGGCGAAGGAGGCCGGGCTCACGGTCTTCGAGCAGAAGATCAAACCGACCGACAACGATATGACCGCGCAGGTCGCGGCGCTGAAGCAGGCCGGGGTGAAGGCCGTGGTGATCAGTGCGGGCCCGCGCCAGGCGGCCTCGCTGGTCGGGGTCGCGGCGGCGGGCGGCTGGAACGTGCCGTTCATCGGAAACAACTCGGCCTACGCCCCGCAGCTGCTGGCCACCCCGGCCGGGGCGGCCCTGCAGAAGGACTACTACGTCGCCGCCTCGACCCTGCCCATCGGCTCCGAGGAGGCCGGCCCGGCCGGTCTGGCCGCCGCGTACAAGGCGGAGTACCCGGGCGCGGGGCTGGACAACGGGGTGGTGGCGGGCTGGACGGCCGCGAGCATGTACGGGGAGGTGCTGAAGAAGGCCTGCGCCGACAAGGACCTCACCCGGGAGGGCGTGGGCAAGGCGCTGCTGGGCCTGAAGGCGTACGAGAGCGGCTTCGGCATCACCCACGACTTCTCGGACCCCAAGGCCCCGTCCACCCGGCAGAGCATCATCATGAAGCCGGACGAGAAGGTCCCGGGAGGCCTGAAGGTGGTCAAGGAGGCGATGACCGCCCCTGCGGCGCTCAACTTCACCCCCGCGGGCTGA
- a CDS encoding phosphatidylserine decarboxylase: MPHSQTSAPRDSLSGVRLARGASPWLLPTVAAAALSLTRARTSGRWAAAAVPTTALAAGMLWFFRDPEREIAQGRVISPADGVVQSIMPWKDGRTRVAIFMSPLNVHVNRAPLAGTVTSVEHIPGGFVPAFNKESENNERVVWHFDTELGDIEMVQIAGAVARRIVPYVPAGTKVEQGERIGLIRFGSRVDIYLPEGVEVAVEVGQATTAGVTRIDRD; the protein is encoded by the coding sequence ATGCCCCACAGCCAAACCTCTGCACCTCGCGACAGCCTCTCCGGCGTACGCCTCGCGCGCGGAGCATCGCCGTGGCTTCTGCCGACCGTCGCCGCCGCGGCGCTCAGCCTGACCCGGGCCCGCACGTCCGGACGCTGGGCCGCGGCGGCCGTGCCCACCACCGCACTCGCGGCGGGCATGCTGTGGTTCTTCCGCGACCCCGAGCGAGAGATCGCCCAGGGCCGGGTCATCTCGCCCGCCGACGGCGTGGTGCAGAGCATCATGCCGTGGAAGGACGGGCGGACCCGCGTCGCGATCTTCATGAGCCCGCTGAACGTCCACGTCAACCGCGCGCCGCTGGCCGGCACGGTGACGTCCGTGGAGCACATCCCCGGCGGGTTCGTCCCGGCGTTCAACAAGGAGAGCGAGAACAACGAGCGCGTTGTCTGGCACTTCGACACCGAGCTCGGCGACATCGAGATGGTGCAGATCGCGGGTGCGGTCGCCCGTCGGATCGTCCCCTACGTGCCGGCCGGCACGAAGGTGGAGCAGGGCGAACGGATCGGTCTGATCCGCTTCGGCTCGCGCGTCGACATCTACCTCCCCGAGGGCGTCGAGGTCGCGGTCGAGGTCGGCCAGGCCACGACCGCGGGGGTGACCCGAATTGACCGTGACTGA
- a CDS encoding protein meaA, producing the protein MTERQKDRPWLMRTYAGHSTAEASNELYRRNLAKGQTGLSVAFDLPTQTGYDPDHILARGEVGRVGVPVSHLGDMRRLFQDIPLEQMNTSMTINATAMWLLALYQVAAEEQGADISKLQGTTQNDIVKEYLSRGTHVFPPGPSLRLTTDMIAYTVNHIPKWNPINICSYHLQEAGATPVQEISYAMSTAIAVLDSVRDSGQVPEDRFGEVVARISFFVNAGVRFIEEMCKMRAFGRIWDQVTKERYGIENAKQRRFRYGVQVNSLGLTEAQPENNVQRIVLEMLAVTLSKDARARAVQLPAWNEALGLPRPWDQQWSLRIQQVLAHESDLLEYEDIFAGSHVIEAKVDSLVADCLAEIDRIQEMGGAMAAVESGYLKSQLVSSHAERRARIEAGEDKIVGVNCFQQTEENPLTADLDGAIMTVDPATEALTVERIGRWRAERQESSDRQGNGDPFVFPTTGQALERLKEAAAGTENLMEATLECARAGVTTGEWANALREVFGEFRAPTGVSSAPVAVTAEEGTPLALVRAKVSRTAEDLGSGRLRLLVGKPGLDGHSNGAEQIAVRARDAGFEVVYQGIRLTPEEISSAALAEDVHCVGLSILSGSHSALVPDVLERLRTAGAGDIPVVLGGIIPNADAIALKAAGVAAVFTPKDFGITEIIGRIVDEIRKANKLDPLEVPA; encoded by the coding sequence ATGACAGAGCGCCAGAAGGACCGTCCGTGGCTCATGCGGACGTATGCCGGCCACTCCACGGCCGAGGCGTCCAACGAGCTGTACCGCCGCAACCTCGCCAAGGGCCAGACCGGCCTGTCGGTCGCGTTCGACCTGCCGACGCAGACCGGCTACGACCCCGACCACATCCTCGCCCGCGGCGAGGTGGGCCGGGTCGGCGTCCCGGTCTCCCATCTGGGCGACATGCGGCGGCTGTTCCAGGACATACCCCTGGAGCAGATGAACACCTCGATGACGATCAACGCCACCGCCATGTGGCTGCTGGCGCTCTACCAGGTGGCCGCCGAGGAGCAGGGCGCGGACATCTCCAAGCTCCAGGGCACCACCCAGAACGACATCGTCAAGGAGTACCTCTCGCGCGGGACGCACGTCTTCCCGCCCGGGCCCTCGCTCCGGCTGACGACGGACATGATCGCGTACACGGTCAACCACATCCCGAAGTGGAACCCGATCAACATCTGCAGCTACCACCTGCAGGAGGCGGGGGCCACTCCGGTCCAGGAGATCTCGTACGCGATGTCCACCGCCATCGCCGTGCTGGACTCGGTCCGCGATTCGGGGCAGGTCCCCGAGGACCGGTTCGGCGAGGTGGTCGCACGCATCTCCTTCTTCGTGAACGCGGGCGTCCGGTTCATCGAGGAGATGTGCAAGATGCGCGCCTTCGGCCGCATCTGGGACCAGGTCACCAAGGAGCGCTACGGCATCGAGAACGCCAAGCAGCGGCGCTTCCGGTACGGGGTCCAGGTCAACTCGCTCGGGCTGACCGAGGCGCAGCCGGAGAACAACGTCCAGCGCATCGTGCTGGAGATGCTGGCCGTCACCCTCTCCAAGGACGCCCGCGCGCGGGCCGTGCAGCTGCCGGCCTGGAACGAGGCGCTGGGCCTGCCCCGGCCCTGGGACCAGCAGTGGTCGCTGCGCATCCAGCAGGTGCTCGCCCATGAGAGCGATCTGCTGGAGTACGAGGACATCTTCGCGGGATCCCACGTCATCGAGGCCAAAGTCGACTCCCTGGTCGCCGACTGCCTGGCCGAGATCGACCGGATCCAGGAGATGGGCGGCGCGATGGCGGCCGTCGAGTCCGGCTACCTGAAGTCCCAGCTGGTCTCCTCGCACGCCGAGCGGCGGGCCCGGATCGAAGCGGGCGAGGACAAGATCGTCGGCGTGAACTGCTTCCAGCAGACGGAGGAGAACCCGCTGACCGCCGACCTGGACGGCGCGATCATGACAGTGGACCCGGCGACGGAGGCGCTCACCGTCGAGCGCATCGGCCGCTGGCGGGCCGAGCGGCAGGAGTCCTCGGACCGGCAGGGGAACGGCGATCCCTTCGTCTTCCCCACCACCGGGCAGGCCCTGGAGCGCCTCAAGGAGGCCGCGGCCGGCACCGAGAACCTGATGGAGGCCACCCTGGAGTGCGCCCGCGCGGGTGTCACCACCGGCGAGTGGGCGAACGCCCTCCGCGAGGTCTTCGGCGAGTTCCGGGCCCCGACCGGGGTCTCCTCGGCCCCGGTGGCGGTCACCGCGGAGGAGGGCACTCCGCTGGCCCTGGTCCGCGCGAAGGTCTCCCGTACCGCCGAGGACCTGGGCTCCGGCCGGCTGCGCCTGCTGGTCGGCAAGCCGGGCCTGGACGGGCACTCCAACGGGGCCGAGCAGATCGCCGTGCGGGCCCGCGACGCCGGGTTCGAGGTGGTCTACCAGGGCATCCGGCTGACGCCCGAGGAGATCTCCTCGGCTGCGCTGGCCGAGGACGTGCACTGCGTGGGACTGTCCATCCTGTCCGGCTCGCACAGCGCGCTGGTGCCGGACGTGCTGGAACGCCTCCGCACGGCGGGGGCGGGTGACATCCCGGTCGTGCTCGGCGGCATCATTCCGAACGCCGACGCCATCGCCCTCAAGGCGGCCGGAGTGGCCGCCGTCTTCACACCGAAGGACTTCGGTATCACGGAGATCATCGGCCGTATCGTCGACGAGATCCGGAAAGCGAACAAGCTCGACCCTCTGGAGGTCCCCGCATGA
- a CDS encoding acyl-CoA dehydrogenase family protein, whose translation MARLAQTAGLTDVQQEILKTVREFVDKEIIPVATELEHRDEYPQQIVDGLKELGLFGLMIPEEYGGLGESLLTYALCVEEIARGWMSVSGIINTHFIVAYMLKQHGTQEQKEYFLPRMALGEVRGAFSMSEPALGSDVSAITSKAVKDGDEYVLNGQKMWLTNGGSSTLVAVLVRSDEGHPEGSAPHKSMTTFLVEKEAGFGEVRPGLTIPGKIDKMGYKGVDTTELIMDGLRIPANRVLGGTTGRGFYQMMDGVEVGRVNVAARGCGVAQRAFELGVSYAQQRHTFGKPIAQHQAIQFKLAEMATKVEAAHAMMVNAARKKDSGERNDLEAGMAKYLASEYCKEVVEDAFRIHGGYGFSKEYEIERLYREAPMLLIGEGTAEIQKMIIGRRLLEEYRLQG comes from the coding sequence ATGGCACGACTCGCCCAGACCGCCGGGCTGACCGACGTCCAGCAGGAGATCCTCAAGACCGTCCGGGAGTTCGTCGACAAGGAGATCATCCCGGTCGCGACCGAGCTGGAGCACCGCGACGAGTACCCGCAGCAGATCGTCGACGGCCTCAAGGAGCTCGGCCTCTTCGGGCTGATGATCCCGGAGGAGTACGGCGGCCTGGGCGAGTCGCTGCTCACCTACGCCCTGTGCGTGGAGGAGATAGCGCGGGGCTGGATGTCCGTCTCGGGCATCATCAACACGCACTTCATCGTCGCGTACATGCTCAAGCAGCACGGCACCCAGGAGCAGAAGGAGTACTTCCTCCCCCGGATGGCGCTGGGCGAGGTGCGGGGCGCGTTCTCGATGTCCGAGCCGGCCCTCGGCTCGGATGTGTCGGCGATCACGTCCAAGGCGGTGAAGGACGGTGACGAGTACGTCCTGAACGGCCAGAAGATGTGGCTGACCAACGGCGGCTCCTCCACCCTGGTGGCCGTGCTGGTGCGAAGTGACGAAGGACACCCGGAGGGGTCCGCGCCGCACAAGTCGATGACCACCTTCCTGGTGGAGAAGGAGGCCGGCTTCGGCGAGGTCCGTCCGGGCCTGACCATCCCCGGCAAGATCGACAAGATGGGCTACAAGGGCGTCGACACGACCGAGCTCATCATGGACGGACTGCGCATTCCGGCCAATCGTGTCCTGGGCGGGACCACCGGCCGAGGGTTTTACCAAATGATGGACGGGGTCGAGGTCGGCCGCGTCAACGTGGCGGCGCGTGGCTGCGGCGTCGCACAGCGTGCGTTCGAGCTGGGTGTCTCGTATGCCCAGCAACGTCACACTTTCGGGAAGCCGATCGCCCAGCACCAGGCCATTCAGTTCAAGCTGGCCGAGATGGCTACCAAGGTCGAGGCCGCCCATGCGATGATGGTCAACGCAGCACGCAAAAAGGACTCCGGGGAACGAAACGACCTCGAAGCAGGGATGGCGAAGTACCTCGCCTCCGAGTACTGCAAGGAGGTGGTGGAGGACGCCTTCCGGATCCACGGCGGATACGGATTCTCCAAGGAGTACGAGATCGAGCGGCTCTACCGTGAGGCGCCGATGCTGCTCATCGGTGAAGGTACCGCCGAAATCCAGAAAATGATCATTGGGCGACGCCTGCTCGAGGAGTACCGACTGCAGGGCTGA
- a CDS encoding ABC transporter ATP-binding protein — translation MSTPETGSPETGSPETGSPETGSPETGSPETVSPETVSAELVVDGVTVRFAGLTALDAVSFTVAPGSVHAVIGPNGAGKSTCFNVLSGVYRATSGSVRFGGTELTGLAPHAVAALGVARTFQNLALPPHTTVADSLLLGRHRLMRSGFLATGLRLPAAAREDRRHRERVREIAAFVGLEGDLAAPAGSLPYGKQKLVELARALCTEPRLLLLDEPVAGMTADERQRTAAVIAGVRDGLGISIVLVEHDMGVVMRLADAVTVLDFGKRIGGGSPAEVQNDPAVVRAYLGEEA, via the coding sequence ATGAGCACCCCCGAGACCGGGTCCCCCGAGACCGGGTCCCCCGAGACCGGGTCCCCCGAGACCGGGTCCCCCGAGACCGGGTCCCCCGAGACGGTGTCCCCCGAGACCGTGTCCGCCGAGCTCGTCGTCGACGGCGTCACCGTCCGGTTCGCCGGACTCACCGCCCTCGACGCGGTCTCCTTCACCGTGGCGCCCGGCAGCGTGCACGCCGTCATCGGCCCCAACGGAGCCGGCAAGTCCACCTGCTTCAACGTGCTCTCCGGCGTGTACCGGGCCACCTCGGGCAGTGTCCGGTTCGGCGGGACCGAACTCACCGGCCTCGCCCCGCACGCGGTGGCCGCCCTCGGGGTCGCCCGCACCTTCCAGAACCTGGCGCTGCCCCCGCACACCACCGTCGCCGACAGCCTGCTGCTCGGCCGCCACCGGCTGATGCGGTCCGGATTCCTGGCCACCGGCCTCCGGCTGCCGGCCGCCGCCCGCGAGGACCGCCGGCACCGCGAGCGGGTCCGGGAGATCGCCGCGTTCGTCGGCCTGGAAGGCGATCTCGCGGCGCCCGCGGGCTCCCTTCCGTACGGAAAACAGAAGCTCGTCGAGCTGGCCCGGGCCCTGTGCACAGAGCCCCGGCTGCTGCTCCTCGACGAACCCGTCGCCGGTATGACGGCCGACGAGCGGCAGCGCACGGCCGCCGTCATCGCCGGTGTCCGCGACGGTCTCGGCATCTCGATCGTGCTGGTCGAACACGACATGGGGGTGGTGATGCGGCTCGCGGACGCGGTGACCGTACTCGACTTCGGAAAGCGGATCGGCGGGGGCAGCCCCGCCGAGGTGCAGAACGATCCGGCCGTGGTCCGGGCCTACCTGGGGGAGGAGGCATGA